TAGGGTGATCGACTTGGCGAGGACCATGTTCATGATCCCGTAGAGGTAGAGGGCGCCGATGCCGTAGATGACGGCCAGCCCGGCCATGGTCGCCCCAAACAAGGGGAGGATGCTCGCCTTTTCCAGCCTCTCCGTCAATCGGCCGATGAGCCAGGCGCCCAGGGCGAAGCCAATCAGATACCCGAAAGTGGGCTTGAGCACATACCCCGGCCCTCCCCCTTCGGCGAAGACAGGCAGGCCGATGAGGCCGATGCCGATGTAGACCAACTGGCTGGCCAGTCCCAGGCGGCTGCCCAGGGCGATGCCGGCCATGGCGACGAACAGGTACTGCAAGGTAAAGGGAACAAAGGGCACAGGGACCTTGATGAAGGCGCCTGCCGCCGTCAATGCGGCAAAGAGCGCCACCTGCGCCATCTCTCGCGGTGTCCAACCCACCATGTTTGCCTCCTTTTTGTCGACTTTCCTTATGTATATCGGTTGACAAATATACTGTACTGATTGCCACTCTTTATGTCAACCATCTATTTTTAGTTAGGTTTACAATCAGGGCGCAAAAAACCCTGACCGGCAACGTGAGCGGTCAGGGTTTTGTTTCAACGGGACTTGCGCCGGCTCCGAAAGCCGCCGGCCACGCCGATCAGCACGAGGACTGTTCCGGCCAAGGTCCATGCCGTCACCGGCTTATCGAGAAAAATCCGGCCGAGGATGACGGCGATGACAGGGTTGACGTAGGGTCAATTGTTTCGCTGCAAAAGAGTCGGTCTGCCTCTTATGTTCCACGACTCAAATGATGGCGGTAACAGATCATATTCGACCGCCCATACCCCAACCGGCGGTAAAAATCGTGGGCCGGCCCGTTGTCAGCGTCGACGAGGACAGTGACGCGCAAAAAGCCTTCTTCCCGGGCCATGATGAAGATATGTTCCATCAGCAGGCGCCCGTAGCCCTTTCCCCGCGCCGCGCCGGAAATGATGAAGTCCTCCAGGACGATCACCGGTCCACCCTCAGCAGTGCTGACAGAAAAAAGCAGGTTCGCCATTCCGA
The Heliomicrobium undosum DNA segment above includes these coding regions:
- a CDS encoding GNAT family N-acetyltransferase gives rise to the protein MSQMMPQISVQKATFADVPAMASLLDELFRLEKDFVPERDKQVRGLEMILAHPDRGRLLVLKEAEAVIGMANLLFSVSTAEGGPVIVLEDFIISGAARGKGYGRLLMEHIFIMAREEGFLRVTVLVDADNGPAHDFYRRLGYGRSNMICYRHHLSRGT
- a CDS encoding biotin transporter BioY; the protein is MVGWTPREMAQVALFAALTAAGAFIKVPVPFVPFTLQYLFVAMAGIALGSRLGLASQLVYIGIGLIGLPVFAEGGGPGYVLKPTFGYLIGFALGAWLIGRLTERLEKASILPLFGATMAGLAVIYGIGALYLYGIMNMVLAKSITLWNTLLYGILLPLPGDILLSGAAAYIGVKLWSLRGVSGNASTGKALFAKEGVEEEQRA